Proteins encoded together in one Ciconia boyciana chromosome 25, ASM3463844v1, whole genome shotgun sequence window:
- the GFPT1 gene encoding glutamine--fructose-6-phosphate aminotransferase [isomerizing] 1 isoform X3, with amino-acid sequence MKGKYEGWKKKGWMDKGKESKGYDFESETDTESIAKLVKYMYDNRDSDDISFTTLVERVIQQLEGAFALVFKSVHYPGQAVGTRRGSPLLIGVRSEHKLSTDHIPILYRTGKDKKGSCNLSRVDSTTCLFPVEEKAVEYYFASDASAVIEHTNRVIFLEDDDVAAVVDGRLSIHRIKRTAGDHPGRAVQTLQMELQQIMKGNFSSFMQKEIFEQPESVVNTMRGRVNFDDYTVNLGGLKDHIKEIQRCRRLILIACGTSYHAGVATRQVLEELTELPVMVELASDFLDRNTPVFRDDVCFFISQSGETADTLMGLRYCKERGALTVGITNTVGSSISRETDCGVHINAGPEIGVASTKAYTSQFVSLVMFALMMCDDRISMQERRKEIMRGLKGLPDLIKEVLSMDDEIQKLATELYHQKSVLIMGRGYHYATCLEGALKIKEITYMHSEGILAGELKHGPLALVDKLMPVIMIIMRDHTYAKCQNALQQVIARQGRPVVICDKEDIETIKNNKRTIKVPHSVDCLQGILSVIPLQLLAFHLAVLRGYDVDFPRNLAKSVTVE; translated from the exons atgaaaggaaaatatgaaggatggaagaagaaaggatggaTGGATAAAGGAAAg GAGAGCAAGGGCTACGACTTCGAGTCGGAGACGGACACGGAGAGCATTGCCAAACTGGTCAAGTACATGTACGACAACCGGGACAGCGACGACATCAGCTTCACCACCCTGGTGGAGAGGGTCATCCAGCAGCTG GAAGGTGCTTTTGCCCTTGTGTTCAAAAGTGTTCATTATCCTGGCCAAGCGGTCGGTACCAG GCGAGGCAGCCCCCTGCTAATAGGAGTGCGCAGCGAGCACAAGCTCTCCACCGACCACATCCCCATACTCTACCGGACGG GTAAAGACAAGAAGGGAAGCTGCAACCTGTCTCGTGTTGACAGTACCACCTGCCTTTTCCCTGTTGAGGAGAAAGCTGTGGAGTACTACTTTGCTTCTGATGCTAG TGCTGTCATTGAGCATACCAACAGAGTGATTTTCCTCGAAGATGATGATGTAGCAGCTGTGGTCGATGGCCGTCTTTCCATCCACCGGATTAAACGCACAGCAGGCGATCACCCCGGACGCGCCGTCCAAACCCTGCAGATGGAACTTCAGCAAATTATGAAGG gtAACTTCAGCTCATTTATGCAGAAGGAAATTTTTGAACAGCCAGAATCTGTCGTTAATACCATGAGAGGAAGGGTCAACTTTGATGACTACACTG TAAATCTCGGTGGGCTGAAGGATCACATTAAGGAGATTCAGCGGTGTCGTCGTTTAATCCTTATTGCTTGTGGGACAAGTTACCATGCTGGAGTTGCA ACCCGTCAGGTTCTGGAAGAACTGACTGAATTACCTGTTATGGTTGAACTAGCCAGTGACTTCTTGGACAGAAACACCCCTGTCTTCAGAGACgatgtttgctttttcatcagCCAGTCAG GTGAGACAGCAGATACGTTGATGGGTCTTCGGTACTGCAAAGAGAGAGGAGCCTTAACTGTGGGAATAACTAACACAGTCGGCAGCTCGATATCACGAGAGACAGATTGTGGAGTCCATATCAATGCAGGGCCAGAGATCGGGGTTGCCAGTACCAAG GCCTATACCAGCCAGTTTGTCTCTTTGGTGATGTTTGCTCTGATGATGTGCGATGACAGAATTTCTATGCAGGAAAGGCGCAAGGAAATCATGCGTGGTCTAAAGGGACTGCCAG ACTTAATTAAAGAAGTGCTGAGTATGGATGATGAGATCCAGAAGCTAGCCACAGAGCTATACCATCAGAAGTCTGTTCTCATCATGGGACGTGGCTACCATTATGCTACATGTCTCGAGGGAGCTTTG aaaattaaagaaattaccTACATGCACTCTGAAGGGATATTGGCAGGTGAGCTGAAGCATGGCCCTCTCGCGCTGGTGGACAAACTCATGCCCGTTATCATGATCATCATGAGAGACCATACATACGCCAAGTGCCAGAACGCTCTCCAGCAGGTCATTGCACGGCAA GGGCGACCTGTCGTGATTTGTGATAAGGAAGACATTGAGACAATTAAGAACAATAAAAGAACAATCAAAGTTCCCCATTCAGTGGACTGTCTGCAGGGGATCCTGAGCGTTATTCCCCTTCAGCTTCTGGCTTTCCATCTTGCAGTTCTCAGAGGATACGAT gTTGATTTTCCAAGAAATCTGGCCAAGTCCGTAACTGTAGAGTGA